GCAGCCTTGCGCTGCTTGTCCAGCGAGATCTGGATGAAGACGTTCACCTTCAGACCCAGTTTGCGCGCGTTCAGCAGCGTGACCCGCCGATCGATGAGCCCTTCGGTCTCCAGGCGCCGCACGCGCGCCAGGCACGGCGATGCGGACAGGTTCACGCGCGCGGCCAGCTCAACGTTCGTGAGCCGCGCGTCGCGCTGAAGTTCGTTCAGGATGCGGATGTCGGTGGCATCCAGGTTGATTTCCGGCATAAGTGACCTTCAGGCAGCAGGTTGGCAGTGCATCTGTGCTGAGTATGCCGGTTATGGGCGCAGAAAGCGGTGAAAAATGCTGGGGTTTACCCTA
The DNA window shown above is from Achromobacter spanius and carries:
- a CDS encoding Lrp/AsnC family transcriptional regulator, which codes for MPEINLDATDIRILNELQRDARLTNVELAARVNLSASPCLARVRRLETEGLIDRRVTLLNARKLGLKVNVFIQISLDKQRKAALDVFEREIAVLPEIMECYLMSGDADYLIRALVPDVDALERLIVEHITRIPGVASIRSSFALKQVLYTTAVPLA